Proteins from a single region of Fusobacterium gonidiaformans ATCC 25563:
- a CDS encoding MATE family efflux transporter, translated as MRQTQEQKQLVVEVFRITIPAIMDLLAQTLLAFFDMLMVASLGASAVSAVGLGHAPVIAIVPAFMAVGMGTTSLVSRAYGANNIKEGKNAVIQSLLLCIPIALVITILMLWKAEWILQHVGRADDLDFIAAKQYYKVSVLSLLFICFNVIYFATYRAIGKTKVPMIINIVGIFMNIFFNWIFIFVLKQGVFGAAIATLLSKMFSFSCFSYFTFLSKKYWISLQIRDFSWDRIMAGRILKIGIPAAAEQLLLRFGMLFFEMMIISLGNISYAAHKIASNAEAFSYNLGYGFSVAAAALVGQQLGKNSTKGAEYNAKVCTLMSLLVMSSFALLFFSIPHLIISIFTKEIELQNLSASALRIVSICQPFLAVSMVLAGALRGAGATKSVLLITVFGIFGVRLPLTYLFLNVWKTGLLGAWWIMTIDLAFRSAATYYVFKKGKWKYLKV; from the coding sequence ATGAGGCAAACACAGGAGCAAAAGCAACTGGTTGTAGAAGTTTTTAGAATTACAATACCAGCTATTATGGATTTGTTGGCACAAACATTATTAGCTTTTTTTGATATGCTCATGGTAGCTAGTTTGGGAGCTTCTGCAGTAAGTGCTGTTGGGTTAGGTCATGCCCCTGTTATTGCTATTGTCCCTGCTTTTATGGCAGTAGGGATGGGAACTACTTCTTTGGTCAGTAGAGCTTATGGAGCGAATAATATCAAAGAGGGAAAAAATGCTGTGATACAAAGTTTGCTTCTTTGTATTCCGATTGCTCTAGTTATTACGATTTTGATGTTATGGAAAGCAGAGTGGATTTTACAACATGTAGGGAGAGCAGATGATTTGGATTTTATCGCAGCGAAACAATACTATAAAGTGTCTGTTCTCAGTTTACTTTTTATTTGTTTTAATGTCATTTATTTTGCTACCTACCGTGCTATTGGAAAGACGAAAGTTCCTATGATTATTAATATTGTTGGAATTTTTATGAATATTTTTTTCAACTGGATTTTTATTTTTGTATTGAAGCAAGGAGTATTTGGAGCAGCGATTGCTACTTTACTTTCTAAGATGTTTTCTTTTAGCTGTTTCAGTTATTTTACTTTTTTGAGTAAAAAATATTGGATTTCATTGCAAATACGAGATTTTTCTTGGGATAGAATTATGGCAGGAAGAATTTTAAAAATAGGGATTCCGGCAGCAGCAGAACAATTACTATTACGTTTTGGAATGTTATTTTTTGAGATGATGATTATTTCTTTAGGAAATATCTCTTACGCAGCTCATAAGATTGCTTCCAATGCAGAGGCTTTTTCTTATAATTTAGGATATGGCTTTTCTGTGGCAGCGGCGGCTTTAGTAGGACAACAACTAGGAAAAAACTCGACAAAGGGAGCAGAGTACAATGCTAAAGTGTGTACTTTGATGTCCTTACTTGTTATGTCTAGTTTTGCTCTTTTGTTTTTTAGTATTCCACATTTGATTATTTCTATTTTTACAAAAGAGATAGAATTACAAAATTTATCTGCATCTGCGTTGAGAATTGTATCGATATGTCAACCCTTTTTAGCAGTTTCTATGGTATTAGCAGGTGCTTTACGGGGAGCAGGAGCAACAAAGTCAGTTTTATTGATTACTGTATTTGGAATTTTTGGAGTTCGTTTACCATTGACGTATTTATTTTTGAATGTATGGAAAACAGGTCTACTAGGAGCTTGGTGGATTATGACAATTGATTTAGCTTTCCGAAGTGCAGCAACTTATTATGTATTTAAAAAAGGAAAGTGGAAATATTTAAAGGTGTGA
- a CDS encoding alpha/beta fold hydrolase, producing the protein MKFSFEEKGEGKTIVFVHSYLWDREMWREQIDLLSQKYRCISIDLPSHRECFEKLKKEYSLEDLSQDIIDFLEEKGIEKYHYIGLSVGGMLIPYLYEKDKNKIESFVMMDSYVGAEGSEKKALYFHLLDTIENIKKIPPVMAEQIAKMFFANERKNDSNPDYVAFVNRLQNFSEEQLEDIVILGRAIFGREDKRETLKKIIIPTRILVGEEDEPRPPYESEEMSRLFPNAKVIVIPKSGHISNRDNASCVNRVLKNLFL; encoded by the coding sequence ATGAAATTTAGTTTTGAAGAAAAAGGGGAAGGAAAGACAATAGTATTCGTTCATTCTTATTTATGGGATCGTGAAATGTGGAGAGAACAAATAGATTTATTATCTCAAAAATATAGGTGTATTTCCATTGACTTACCAAGTCATAGAGAATGTTTTGAAAAATTAAAAAAAGAGTATTCTTTAGAGGATTTATCACAAGATATTATTGATTTTTTAGAAGAAAAAGGAATTGAAAAATATCATTATATTGGTCTGTCCGTTGGAGGAATGTTAATTCCTTATTTATATGAAAAAGATAAGAATAAAATTGAAAGTTTCGTGATGATGGATAGTTATGTCGGGGCAGAAGGCAGTGAGAAAAAAGCTCTTTACTTTCATTTGTTAGATACCATAGAAAATATAAAGAAGATACCTCCGGTTATGGCAGAGCAAATTGCTAAGATGTTTTTTGCAAACGAAAGAAAAAATGATAGTAATCCAGATTATGTAGCCTTCGTAAATCGATTACAAAATTTTTCTGAAGAGCAATTAGAAGATATTGTAATTTTAGGTAGAGCTATTTTTGGACGGGAAGATAAACGAGAAACTTTGAAAAAAATTATCATTCCAACTAGGATTCTTGTAGGAGAAGAAGATGAACCTAGACCTCCTTATGAATCGGAGGAAATGAGCCGTTTGTTTCCAAATGCAAAGGTCATAGTTATTCCAAAATCAGGTCATATTTCTAACCGAGATAATGCTTCTTGTGTAAATCGGGTTTTGAAAAATCTCTTTCTATAA
- a CDS encoding energy-coupling factor ABC transporter substrate-binding protein gives MQKKESIMKKNLILLFGVILMVILPLCFVSGEFGGADDQAEGVIEEVDASYHPWFESLWEPPSGEIESLLFALQAAIGAGVICYFIGYQIGKSKRDDEEE, from the coding sequence ATGCAAAAGAAAGAAAGTATTATGAAAAAGAATTTAATTTTATTGTTTGGTGTTATTTTAATGGTAATTTTACCACTTTGTTTTGTAAGTGGAGAATTCGGCGGAGCAGATGATCAAGCTGAGGGAGTTATCGAGGAAGTAGATGCTTCTTATCATCCTTGGTTTGAATCTTTATGGGAACCGCCTAGTGGAGAAATTGAAAGCTTACTATTTGCTTTGCAAGCAGCTATTGGAGCAGGAGTTATTTGTTATTTTATTGGATACCAAATTGGAAAATCAAAAAGAGATGACGAAGAAGAATGA
- a CDS encoding energy-coupling factor ABC transporter permease — MLKKRSSQVLLLFFLFFYLPKYAFSMHIMEGFLPPMWAGIWGIVCLPFLFLGFKKIQAKVEENPKLKILLAMAGAFAFVLSALKLPSVTGSCSHPTGVGLGAILFGPTVMSVLGIIVLIFQALLLAHGGITTLGANTFSMGIFGPIVSYFLYKSLQKAKVSRSVSVFLAAALGDLATYIITSLQLALAFPSPDGGLFLSFEKFLGIFAITQVPLAISEGLLTVIIFNILWKYNEDTLKDLGV; from the coding sequence ATGTTAAAAAAGAGAAGTTCACAAGTGTTATTACTATTTTTTCTTTTTTTCTATCTACCAAAGTATGCTTTTTCTATGCATATTATGGAAGGGTTTTTACCACCTATGTGGGCAGGGATTTGGGGAATTGTTTGTCTACCATTCCTATTTTTAGGATTTAAAAAGATTCAAGCAAAGGTAGAGGAAAATCCTAAATTAAAAATTTTATTAGCGATGGCAGGGGCTTTTGCTTTTGTTTTATCTGCTTTAAAATTACCATCTGTAACAGGAAGCTGTTCCCATCCAACCGGAGTAGGACTTGGAGCTATTCTATTTGGACCAACAGTAATGAGTGTTTTAGGAATTATTGTTTTAATTTTCCAAGCTTTATTGTTAGCTCATGGTGGAATTACAACCTTAGGAGCCAATACTTTTTCTATGGGAATTTTTGGACCTATTGTTTCTTACTTCTTATATAAAAGTTTACAAAAGGCTAAGGTGTCTAGAAGTGTTTCTGTATTTTTAGCAGCAGCATTAGGAGATTTAGCAACTTATATTATAACTTCTTTACAGTTAGCGTTAGCATTTCCATCTCCTGATGGAGGGTTATTCCTTTCTTTTGAAAAATTCTTAGGTATTTTTGCAATTACTCAAGTTCCTCTAGCTATCAGCGAGGGATTACTAACTGTTATCATTTTCAATATTTTATGGAAATACAATGAAGATACTTTAAAGGATTTGGGGGTATAA
- a CDS encoding PD-(D/E)XK nuclease family protein gives MKTKKFRYLSYYDNLSDTILEYRKDSYIVVENNQVKSILLSQCYHFPIFELRPVIFSLEEFFSYLFVSSDVLLKDIKRIFLLYSCLTKEMKETWQIQSYFDFVDIANEFFLFYEEIQGKEEELEKIIQPWQEEKYSFFRQLKERLEEKKEEYLAKEFLWNREKYHPENLKEFSRIVFFDIPSFPRIFQELFSLLEKDFDLEFVLQVSKEDFDEEHYMLRQVSPVFFEGEFFCYEVGSEWEEALYLLSEREKEDFFVYSNSSYEKSFSKLFPRKFLDSSRNSFNHTKLYQFMDLQLTLLREKEQEQKETLALDKVLSAIQKTVCREYYGFWEEDFLLIQNLLQEEYRFLSISLLQSSNYKSIIGDKESFIEKMTLFLQDLFQIETWKEGKDIYEYFEKQIDIQKWKEEEYPDVLDVFYEILSRLYASQGKTHLLSYKNYFEGNLGRNLYQLLYRSLDSIYIKSAQSFSEEKIELRDWHSLMYERKKEKQAIFLDLDDKSLPKLTKTISFLTEVQKQQLDCQTREESILVEKYRFYQAVYSQKRVVFLVQKSEEKNKTLSSFVEEFLWKQGKKIEKSPYSKAFFLQSLRESFSSEVSWTKEFEEGKALALKKENEELLKDGKLSLGAYDWRDLKTCSKYFYFHKILGNSGRAEELSFGLSPRLLGIVCHRFLERIGREQWKIFLQERQFAISDTTLAQYLEEEFKKDSLKIPPFLKQYLRKIVYPRIIKNTRNFLQNLEKKYRLENISRFQGEKGIEKEGIYRGKELNVSFQGRADLVIEAEQGKEIIDYKTGKTIEDQLDFYAFLFYGEEQKVEGRYYNLWDGMFSQGKKKEELNSACLEEFFKNFEEDSFYHISEKKAFCTYCPYQKICRREEEVE, from the coding sequence ATGAAAACAAAAAAATTTAGATATTTGTCCTACTATGACAATCTATCGGATACAATATTGGAATATCGAAAAGATTCCTATATTGTAGTAGAAAACAATCAAGTGAAAAGTATCTTATTAAGTCAATGCTATCATTTTCCGATTTTTGAGCTAAGACCTGTTATTTTTTCACTAGAAGAATTTTTTTCTTATCTATTTGTCTCTTCGGATGTTCTTTTGAAAGATATCAAAAGAATTTTTTTGTTGTATTCCTGTTTGACGAAAGAAATGAAGGAAACTTGGCAAATTCAAAGTTATTTTGATTTTGTAGACATTGCAAATGAGTTTTTTTTATTTTACGAAGAAATACAGGGAAAGGAAGAGGAATTAGAGAAAATAATCCAGCCATGGCAAGAAGAGAAATATTCTTTTTTTAGGCAATTAAAAGAAAGACTGGAAGAGAAAAAAGAAGAATATTTAGCGAAAGAATTTTTATGGAATCGAGAAAAATATCATCCTGAAAATTTAAAAGAATTTTCAAGGATTGTTTTTTTTGATATTCCTTCTTTTCCTCGAATATTTCAAGAGCTATTCTCTCTTTTAGAAAAAGACTTTGACCTAGAATTTGTATTACAAGTTTCTAAGGAAGATTTTGATGAAGAACATTATATGCTTCGTCAAGTATCGCCTGTTTTTTTTGAAGGAGAGTTTTTTTGTTATGAAGTGGGAAGTGAATGGGAAGAAGCGTTATATTTACTTTCAGAAAGGGAAAAAGAAGATTTTTTTGTATATTCAAATTCTTCTTATGAAAAGAGTTTTTCTAAGCTTTTTCCTCGGAAATTTTTAGATAGTTCCAGAAACTCTTTTAATCATACAAAATTATATCAATTTATGGATCTACAATTAACTTTACTTCGAGAAAAAGAACAAGAACAAAAAGAGACTCTAGCTTTGGATAAAGTGTTATCCGCTATTCAAAAAACGGTTTGTCGAGAATATTATGGATTTTGGGAAGAGGACTTTCTTTTGATTCAAAATTTATTACAAGAAGAATATCGATTTTTATCTATTTCCTTGTTACAAAGTAGTAATTATAAAAGTATCATTGGTGACAAGGAAAGTTTTATCGAAAAAATGACTCTTTTTTTGCAGGATCTATTTCAAATCGAAACCTGGAAAGAAGGGAAAGATATTTATGAATATTTTGAGAAACAGATCGATATTCAAAAATGGAAAGAAGAAGAGTACCCTGATGTTCTTGATGTCTTCTATGAAATTTTATCGAGATTGTATGCAAGTCAAGGAAAAACTCATTTGTTATCCTATAAAAATTATTTTGAGGGAAATTTAGGAAGAAATTTATATCAACTGTTATATCGAAGTTTAGATTCCATTTATATCAAGTCTGCTCAAAGTTTTTCGGAAGAAAAAATAGAGCTTCGAGATTGGCATAGTTTGATGTATGAACGCAAAAAGGAAAAGCAAGCTATTTTTTTAGATTTGGACGATAAAAGTTTACCAAAACTTACAAAAACCATTTCTTTTTTAACAGAAGTGCAAAAGCAGCAATTGGATTGCCAAACGAGAGAGGAAAGTATTTTAGTAGAGAAATATCGTTTTTATCAGGCTGTGTATTCTCAAAAAAGAGTGGTGTTTCTAGTTCAAAAATCAGAAGAAAAAAATAAGACACTTTCTTCTTTTGTAGAAGAGTTTTTATGGAAACAAGGGAAGAAAATAGAGAAGAGTCCTTATTCCAAAGCTTTCTTTTTACAGTCCTTACGAGAAAGTTTTTCTAGTGAGGTTTCTTGGACTAAAGAATTTGAAGAAGGGAAAGCTCTTGCTTTAAAAAAAGAAAATGAGGAATTATTAAAAGATGGAAAACTTAGTTTAGGGGCTTATGATTGGAGAGATTTAAAAACTTGCAGTAAATATTTTTACTTTCATAAAATTTTAGGGAACAGTGGAAGGGCAGAAGAATTATCCTTTGGACTTAGTCCTCGATTATTAGGAATCGTATGCCATCGCTTCTTAGAAAGAATTGGACGGGAACAATGGAAGATTTTTTTACAGGAAAGGCAGTTTGCTATTTCTGATACTACTTTAGCACAATATTTAGAAGAGGAATTTAAGAAAGATAGTTTGAAAATCCCTCCTTTTTTAAAACAGTATTTGCGGAAGATTGTGTATCCTAGAATAATTAAGAATACTAGAAATTTTTTACAAAATTTAGAAAAAAAATATAGGCTGGAGAATATTTCCAGATTTCAAGGGGAAAAAGGAATAGAGAAAGAAGGAATCTATCGAGGAAAAGAACTGAATGTTTCTTTTCAGGGAAGAGCTGACTTAGTGATTGAAGCAGAACAAGGAAAAGAAATTATTGATTATAAAACAGGAAAAACAATAGAAGATCAGTTGGATTTTTATGCTTTTTTATTCTATGGAGAAGAGCAAAAGGTAGAGGGAAGATATTATAATCTTTGGGATGGAATGTTTTCTCAAGGAAAGAAAAAAGAAGAACTAAACTCTGCATGTTTAGAAGAATTTTTTAAGAACTTTGAGGAAGATTCTTTTTATCATATTTCAGAGAAAAAAGCATTTTGTACCTATTGCCCTTATCAAAAAATTTGTAGAAGAGAGGAGGAAGTGGAATGA
- a CDS encoding NAD(P)H-dependent flavin oxidoreductase, protein MLKIGNIEIKVPIFQGGMAIGVSMAELAAAVSNEGGVGVIAGTGMTKEELKKEIQKAKEKLVGIGKVLGVNIMVATTNFMELVDAAIESGVEFIIFGAGFSRDIFDYVKGTGTQAIPIVSSLKLAKISEKLGAPAVIVEGGNAGGHLGSELDSWDIVPEVAEHIHIPVIGAGGVITPKDGERMLSLGAQGIQMGSRFVASKECGVSEVFKEMYKKVKEGEIVKIMSSAGLPANAIVSPYVKKVLDEVTEFPRNCFACLKKCTHKFCVNERLQMAHHGNYEEGIFFAGRDAWKITEILSVKEIMEKFQVLFQD, encoded by the coding sequence ATGCTTAAAATTGGAAATATTGAAATAAAAGTTCCTATTTTTCAAGGAGGAATGGCGATAGGGGTATCTATGGCAGAGTTAGCAGCGGCCGTAAGTAATGAAGGAGGCGTTGGAGTTATTGCGGGAACCGGAATGACGAAAGAAGAATTAAAAAAGGAGATACAAAAAGCAAAAGAGAAATTAGTTGGTATAGGAAAAGTATTGGGAGTTAATATTATGGTAGCTACCACTAATTTTATGGAATTGGTTGATGCTGCAATCGAAAGTGGAGTAGAGTTCATTATTTTTGGTGCCGGTTTTTCTAGAGATATTTTTGATTATGTAAAAGGAACAGGAACACAAGCAATTCCGATTGTTTCGTCCTTAAAATTAGCTAAAATTTCTGAAAAACTAGGAGCACCTGCTGTCATAGTGGAGGGTGGAAATGCAGGAGGACATTTAGGAAGTGAATTGGATTCCTGGGATATTGTGCCGGAAGTGGCAGAACATATTCATATTCCTGTCATTGGGGCAGGAGGTGTGATTACACCGAAAGATGGAGAGAGAATGCTCTCTTTAGGAGCTCAAGGAATTCAAATGGGAAGTCGTTTTGTGGCTTCCAAGGAATGTGGAGTCAGTGAAGTATTTAAAGAGATGTATAAAAAAGTTAAAGAAGGAGAAATTGTAAAAATTATGAGTTCTGCTGGATTACCAGCGAATGCTATCGTAAGCCCTTATGTAAAAAAAGTATTGGATGAAGTAACAGAATTTCCTAGAAATTGTTTTGCCTGTTTAAAAAAATGTACTCATAAATTTTGTGTGAATGAGAGACTACAAATGGCACATCATGGAAATTATGAAGAGGGAATTTTCTTTGCAGGAAGAGATGCCTGGAAAATTACAGAAATCCTATCCGTGAAAGAAATTATGGAGAAGTTTCAAGTTTTATTTCAAGACTAA
- a CDS encoding energy-coupling factor ABC transporter ATP-binding protein gives MKEYIIETKDLYYHYPDGTQALKGISLAIEKGKKIAIIGVNGSGKSTLFLNLNGVLKATSGKIFYEGKELKYDKRSLMEVRKNVGIVFQNPESMLFSSNVFQEVSFGPMNLGYPVEEVKKQVVSSLEEVNMLEFQEKSVHFLSYGQKKRVSIADILAMKPKVMILDEPTSSLDPRHTRQLKELFEDLHRKGITVIISTHDVNLAYEWADEILVMKDGKVVEFGASEEIFVKKELLFDCYLEQPYLVSLYEELKKKGVLKKIGKLPKTQKELLEMV, from the coding sequence ATGAAAGAATATATTATAGAAACGAAAGATTTATATTATCATTATCCAGATGGGACACAAGCTTTGAAAGGGATTTCATTAGCTATTGAAAAAGGAAAAAAAATAGCAATTATTGGGGTAAATGGTTCAGGAAAGTCAACTTTATTTTTAAATTTAAATGGAGTTTTGAAAGCTACATCTGGGAAAATATTCTATGAGGGGAAAGAGTTAAAATATGACAAACGATCTTTGATGGAAGTTCGAAAAAATGTTGGGATTGTTTTCCAAAATCCAGAAAGTATGTTATTTTCTAGTAATGTTTTTCAAGAGGTTTCTTTTGGACCTATGAATTTAGGCTATCCTGTAGAAGAGGTAAAAAAACAAGTTGTTAGTTCTTTAGAAGAAGTAAATATGTTAGAATTTCAAGAGAAATCAGTTCATTTTTTAAGTTATGGACAAAAAAAGAGAGTTTCTATTGCAGATATTTTAGCTATGAAACCAAAAGTAATGATTTTAGACGAACCTACTTCCAGCTTGGATCCTAGGCATACAAGACAGTTAAAAGAACTTTTTGAAGATCTACATCGAAAGGGGATTACTGTGATTATTTCTACTCATGATGTCAATTTAGCCTATGAATGGGCAGATGAAATCTTAGTCATGAAAGATGGAAAAGTAGTAGAATTTGGGGCGAGCGAGGAGATATTTGTAAAAAAAGAATTACTTTTTGATTGTTATTTGGAACAACCTTATCTTGTGAGTCTTTATGAAGAACTCAAAAAGAAAGGGGTTTTAAAAAAAATAGGAAAGCTTCCTAAAACGCAGAAAGAGTTATTAGAAATGGTATAA
- the cbiQ gene encoding cobalt ECF transporter T component CbiQ, which produces MISLDKLAYTSTIRMKNPNEKLCFSILFLFLCIFSNDIVMSSLVFLTMGIMTVFVAKISLRVYLKLLLLPLFFTLFGVLGVVFAQWSSSLSFQENNMLIYLSLLLKALASTSCLYFLILTTPMVDVIYSLQCIRLPKLFLEIMILMYRYIFVLLEFMTIIYISQDSRLGYSSYKKSFYSMGKLVSALFLSSYQKSMECYSSMESRAYQGEIKVLDLHYRKNSKNYVYMILMAILYFAIVCLVKE; this is translated from the coding sequence ATGATCTCTTTAGACAAGCTTGCCTATACAAGTACGATTCGGATGAAAAATCCAAATGAGAAATTATGTTTTAGTATCTTGTTTTTGTTTTTATGTATTTTTTCCAATGATATTGTAATGTCAAGTTTGGTATTCCTTACTATGGGAATCATGACAGTTTTTGTTGCAAAAATTTCTCTTCGTGTTTATCTCAAATTACTTTTATTACCCTTGTTTTTTACATTATTTGGAGTTTTAGGTGTTGTTTTTGCTCAATGGAGTTCATCTCTTAGTTTCCAAGAGAATAATATGTTAATTTATCTTAGTTTATTATTGAAAGCTTTAGCCTCTACTTCTTGTTTGTATTTTTTAATTTTGACAACACCGATGGTAGATGTTATATATTCTCTTCAATGTATTAGGCTACCGAAATTATTCTTAGAAATTATGATTTTAATGTATCGTTATATTTTTGTCCTTTTGGAATTTATGACAATTATTTATATTTCACAGGACTCTCGTTTAGGATATTCGAGTTATAAGAAATCATTTTATTCTATGGGAAAATTGGTAAGTGCTTTATTTTTAAGTTCGTATCAAAAATCAATGGAATGTTATAGCAGTATGGAATCACGAGCTTATCAAGGAGAAATTAAAGTATTGGATTTACATTATCGAAAAAATTCTAAGAATTATGTCTATATGATTTTAATGGCAATTTTATATTTTGCTATTGTGTGTTTGGTAAAAGAATGA
- a CDS encoding cation diffusion facilitator family transporter, producing the protein MLKNYKEVQKVLFVILLLNILVAGIKTVLGYLIHSSSMLADGIHSFSDGASNVVGILGIQLSKKPEDEDHPYGHEKIEMLSSLVIGLLLLVLGVQVLIEGIKTFQSPRSPNISVESMLLLAVTLFINIAVSYFEEKRGKQLKSTILISDAMHTRSDIYVSIGVFFSLLAIKMGLPSYVDTIMSCVVSFFILHASWEILRDNVGILLDSKVLDREKIQKIILSHPEIKGVHKIRTRGTLAHVYMDLHILVDKNMSVEEAHCLSHHLEHDLQKEFEIEIQVLIHVEPYRKVCYVNQKKEI; encoded by the coding sequence ATGCTAAAAAATTATAAAGAAGTACAAAAAGTATTATTTGTTATTTTACTCTTGAATATCTTAGTGGCAGGTATTAAAACAGTATTAGGATATTTGATTCATAGTAGCAGTATGTTGGCAGATGGAATTCACTCTTTTTCCGATGGAGCATCTAACGTAGTGGGAATATTAGGAATACAATTATCAAAGAAACCGGAGGACGAAGATCATCCGTATGGTCATGAGAAAATAGAAATGCTATCAAGTTTAGTTATAGGCTTACTTTTATTAGTTTTAGGGGTACAGGTATTGATAGAAGGAATCAAAACTTTTCAAAGTCCAAGATCTCCAAATATTAGTGTAGAAAGTATGCTGTTATTAGCAGTAACTCTTTTTATCAATATAGCTGTTAGTTATTTTGAAGAAAAAAGAGGAAAACAGTTAAAAAGTACCATTTTAATCTCGGATGCGATGCATACAAGAAGTGATATTTATGTCTCTATTGGTGTTTTTTTCTCTTTGTTAGCCATTAAAATGGGCTTGCCAAGTTATGTAGATACTATCATGTCCTGTGTTGTTTCTTTTTTTATTTTGCATGCTTCTTGGGAAATTTTAAGAGATAATGTCGGAATACTTCTAGATAGTAAAGTTTTAGATCGAGAGAAAATTCAAAAAATTATTTTATCACATCCAGAAATTAAAGGAGTTCATAAAATTCGCACAAGAGGGACTTTGGCTCATGTTTATATGGATTTGCATATTTTAGTAGATAAAAATATGTCAGTAGAGGAAGCACATTGTTTATCACATCATTTAGAGCATGATTTACAAAAAGAATTTGAAATTGAAATACAGGTTTTGATTCATGTGGAACCATATAGGAAAGTTTGTTATGTAAATCAGAAAAAAGAGATTTGA
- a CDS encoding HAD family hydrolase, producing MKNIIFDLGNVLVNFHPRDFVDKHVLEEKREKIFRLILQGEEWQKLDRGTITQQEALESFLRKMPEEKETICKIFPIYLTDCLSPNQENIKLVYELKKRGYSLYVLSNFHKNLFEKIEKEWGVFQQFDGKIISCYHHFLKPEKEIYELLFKTYQINPEESVFVDDSLENIEMARELGVLGIHLPIREELSKKLSFLLER from the coding sequence ATGAAAAATATTATTTTTGATTTAGGAAATGTACTGGTAAATTTTCATCCACGAGATTTTGTTGATAAACATGTTCTAGAAGAAAAAAGAGAAAAAATATTTCGCCTGATTTTACAAGGAGAAGAGTGGCAAAAGTTAGATAGAGGGACGATAACACAACAAGAAGCTCTTGAGAGTTTTCTTCGAAAAATGCCGGAAGAAAAAGAAACTATCTGTAAGATATTTCCAATATATTTGACAGATTGTTTATCTCCTAATCAAGAGAATATAAAATTGGTTTATGAATTGAAGAAACGAGGATATTCTCTTTATGTTTTATCGAATTTTCATAAAAATCTCTTTGAAAAAATAGAAAAAGAATGGGGAGTATTTCAACAGTTTGATGGGAAGATTATTTCTTGTTATCATCATTTTTTGAAACCGGAAAAAGAAATTTACGAGTTGTTGTTCAAAACGTATCAGATAAATCCGGAAGAGAGTGTATTTGTGGATGATAGTTTAGAAAATATTGAAATGGCAAGAGAGTTGGGCGTTTTGGGAATACATCTTCCTATTCGTGAAGAATTATCTAAAAAATTATCATTTTTACTAGAAAGGTAG